The genome window GGTCCACAATTTCCCGCTTTGTGGACAGCTTGTTTCCGTCCTTATCGAGGAGTTCGGAGATAACCTTGCTGTTTGCCCTTTGCCTTTCCCTGACTAAGTGGTGCAGTGTGGCGGGCTCATCCTCGATGACGCCGTGCGTTTGACTGCGAGCGATGACGCCTTCCATTCGCTGCCGTTTCATGTTGAGCAGACGTGCTTTTAATCTTCTCACGCGCGTCAGGTACTGTAGGTCGTCAGCAGGGGCGTTAAGCGCGTCCTTAAGACAGAGTGCGTAGAAGTCTGCTGTGCTTTTCTTCCAGTATGCTTTTTCCGCGCTGTATCTGATCAGTGCTCTTCTGATCGCTGGCTTGGCAAGTTCTGTCCACCACTCTATAGTGGAGTTGTATGCGTGACGTCTTTCTGAGCATTTCCCTACTGTGTCGGAGATTTCCGACCGTAGTTTCTCGTCTTTGAGGTGTTTGACGTTTAGTTTCCATCTCGCCTTTTGTCCAGCGGTCTTTCTTCTCGGCAGGTGGATTTTGGTTTCGTATGCGCAGTGATCAGAGAAAATCACTGGGCAGACCTCTACGTGCGATACAGAGGCGGCCAACTCTCTGCTCACGTACACCCTGTCTAATCTGCTTTTCCCCGTGTTGTAATGAAAAGTGAACTCTGTGTTCTCTTTGTTGAGCAGACGCCACGAGTCGTCAAGTTTTAGACGCCTTATGAGCTCTTGCAGCTCCATGCATAGATTCGGTACCGGGATCTGATCTTCTGGTGCAgctacgcagttaaaatctcctcctagCACAATGTTGGTGTCATTCTGCGGGAGGAGTTCGCAAATTCGTTCGTTGAAATATTGTCCTCTTGCCCTCTTCTTTTCTGAGcccgacggtgcgtatatgtttatGAACACCGTTCCTGATATTTCTAATGCGATCCCGCTTCCATCTACCATCAGTTTTGGCTCCCCTGTCTCTATTTCTTCTCTTATCATAATCGCTGTCCCTCGTCGGGTTTCGGGGTCTATGTTACTGATAACTCTGTATCCGGGTACCTCTTCTATTTGTGTCGTTACCACCTCCTGCAGGAGAACTACGTCTGCGGTTCTATGCTGCAAGAATTCTGATAGGGCGTCTAATTTAACTGAAGAGCTCATTCTATTGACATTGCATGAGATGATCGTGTGCGTTGTTTTACTGTGCATTTATAACGAGGGTCGTCGGGCGCTTTGCTGGGGCGGGTCGGGTGTGTGCTGTGGCCGGTCAGGCCGTAGGACGACGTCATCGGGTTTGCTGGTGTGCGTTACGGTTTTTGCGGGTGGTGCGTCTGATGATTCTCCATCAGATGTCTCCATCCGTTCTGCGTTATCGTGGCTCCTCCTGGCGCCTTTCCTTTTCGGTTTTGTCGGCTTTTGCCGCTCTGTGTTGGTGTCCTTCCTCTCGTTGTCCGACTCTTTGAGCATGCGCGCAATTTTGTTAACAGATTTCTTGATGTTGGCCTCGCGCATCTCAGTAAACGTTTGTGGCGTGTTGCTGCTGGGTCCGGCCGTCTGGCTGGCCACAGCTGCTTCCTGGACGGGGGCGTCGACCTCCGCTACCTTTTGCCGTCGGAtggcaggggagggggcgggggctgcGGCCACCTCGCACTCCATTGTGCCTTCGCCCTCCGAGTCGGAGCTAAGCTGCCGTTTCTCTCCCGCGCTACCTGCGCTGGCCGCGGCCGGGGCCGGAACGGCGGCAGGGGGTGGGGGAGCCGGTGGGCTTTCCGTGGCGGCGGTCGGGGCTGCCGTTTCCGCTGTCGCTTCCGTCGCTGCTACGGCTACGACCGGCTCTTCGTTTAACCGTGGCGCTTCTCCAGCTACAGCTCCGGCGTAGTTGCCGGTAATGTTCTGTTGCTCGGCATTCGTATTCGGTTGCCGTGGCAGTTGCGCCGGTCGTTTGTTTCTTGGGCAGTTTGCGCGCATATGCTCTGTGGAGTTGCATATGGAGCACGTCTGGGGCTGGCCATTGTACTGCACCACTCCCCTGTGCCCTCCAATCATCACGAATGATGGCACGTGTTTCTTTAATACCATCGTCACCGCCCTGACGCCCGAGTCGACCTTGTATCTGTGTCCCGTTCCCCAGAACTCGCGGttccggggaccttctgcgtgtgaagcagacgtgataaccgctacaccacggaaacgacggttcttttcatgtaccacccggagaatcgtaatagcaacagtttctcttctgtgttagcaagggcatcggctacgagctccctccgattcgtgaagttcctgtagtaaaagacgtcgatggaaacaatccaaccgcgacagacagggagaacgctggctgagctgcagccctacatggtgagaccatcaaaggtggcgtcattcacatgcagtgcgttttcggaacgaataggctcgttggcctaggggtatgattcctgcttcgggtgcaggaggtcccgggtaaaaaaaatcccggacgagcccttgcgttttgtacaacggtgtggtaacaaatcgcatggcggcggctgtttcgcgcatttccaggcctccaagtcagcgctaaaatccgacaaccagttctgaaaccgtttcatgtttcatttgagccatgtgcaccctgctgatggaacgtttgaagttgatttaaatggtcacagtagagatcgtagcaagtgtcttgctgggtgcgacgaaaacgggtttccgcccgcaatcgagccggggaccttctgcgtgttcggcacggcgcctgggctcggcg of Schistocerca serialis cubense isolate TAMUIC-IGC-003099 chromosome 2, iqSchSeri2.2, whole genome shotgun sequence contains these proteins:
- the LOC126456434 gene encoding translation initiation factor IF-2-like, with the protein product MVLKKHVPSFVMIGGHRGVVQYNGQPQTCSICNSTEHMRANCPRNKRPAQLPRQPNTNAEQQNITGNYAGAVAGEAPRLNEEPVVAVAATEATAETAAPTAATESPPAPPPPAAVPAPAAASAGSAGEKRQLSSDSEGEGTMECEVAAAPAPSPAIRRQKVAEVDAPVQEAAVASQTAGPSSNTPQTFTEMREANIKKSVNKIARMLKESDNERKDTNTERQKPTKPKRKGARRSHDNAERMETSDGESSDAPPAKTVTHTSKPDDVVLRPDRPQHTPDPPQQSARRPSL